The Pseudomonadota bacterium genomic interval TTGCCTACAGATGTTTTTTGAGAAAAGCCAGGGTTTTAATCCAGGAATCCCGGTGGGCGTCCTGGTTGTAGCGGGGATTACTGGGCCAGATGAAGGAATGGTCAACGCCGGGATAGATCGTATAGTGGTGCTCAATGCCGAATCGGCGGCAGGTCTGGTCCAGCAGTAAGGTATTTTCTACCCCAACGATAGTGTCCCGATCACCATGAAAGGATAGTAGCGGGCAGGAAACTCGTTTAAAAAAATCCAGGTGGTCATCAGGATTGAGCGGCAGCCGGCGAAAACTATCCATCCCTTCGGACCAGCAGGTGAGGCCGGAGTAGTTGACCACCGCCCGCACTGCCGGGATTACTGAACCGGCATAAAGCGCCAGACCACCGCCACGGCTGGCTCCCATGAGACCAAGCCGTTTGCCATCCACTTCCTGCAGTTCCCTGAGCCATAACCCCATGGCCCTGAGATCAGCAGAGGGCAGCATATCCCAGCTCAGCCGCCAGGGGACTTTCCGGCCAAACCATTCAGGTACCAGGACCGCGTATCCCTCATGGGCCAGGTCTATTGCCAGTTTCCGGTGAGTCGGTTGAAATCC includes:
- a CDS encoding dienelactone hydrolase family protein, producing the protein MAGKIHPDSKVAIKSGEVTIPGFFCRPVGKGPFPALIFFHGTDGFQPTHRKLAIDLAHEGYAVLVPEWFGRKVPWRLSWDMLPSADLRAMGLWLRELQEVDGKRLGLMGASRGGGLALYAGSVIPAVRAVVNYSGLTCWSEGMDSFRRLPLNPDDHLDFFKRVSCPLLSFHGDRDTIVGVENTLLLDQTCRRFGIEHHYTIYPGVDHSFIWPSNPRYNQDAHRDSWIKTLAFLKKHL